The following coding sequences are from one Lolium rigidum isolate FL_2022 chromosome 6, APGP_CSIRO_Lrig_0.1, whole genome shotgun sequence window:
- the LOC124667503 gene encoding G-type lectin S-receptor-like serine/threonine-protein kinase At2g19130, with protein MERPSKWRSVLPSSFVLVLPFLISLLYPNCEFTYARDTLLPGQSLNSSQILLSNNGIFKLGFNCSVREYYDGYCGFGIWFTTSWSCHLDYLPLWQPHLVFDFDCDLSSVSLSEDGMLHITDSKGTRLLISDYTINPSIPAIAVLLDDGNLVLTDQRNSSVVLWQSFDYPTASAVLLPGMRLAGLSPFMGNNVSLISYTSEYDYDLAGFTLQLDATRRRGFIIQQNPTGLVFAGTFPSWINIRKDGDFALTLNETHTYMRLNSSGFIEFASQEACSSVLWSAPESICDFDSYCGPYGLCTRSGSCICPAGFWPSITNPWNVLGCLGEVRQMPISCERGSSAHPDVQFYPIDGIYRFPKDSYSTDARSMNECETSCIRNCTCTAFAYNVTCLLWFGELRSTVVLDSGSNGSRLYISTSTIQQQQHHHQQQSGFRASLFLLVLAVPAIIVISLIILWRCRTKLFTTRNVYENESLVVFSFAQIRNSTKQFSEILGEGGFGCVFKGTLPGSVVVAVKKLKGLGQGEKQFRAEVQTIGMINHKNLVRLLGFCADSNNRLLVYEYMEKGSLSSHLFSTDSAKLSWELRYRIALGTARGLSYLHEECKHCIIHCDMKPDNVLLDADFCPKIADFGMAKLLGRDFSRALTTMRGTIGYLAPEWISGLPITHKADVYSYGMMLFEIISGRRNAEKIKEGKFTYFPIFAAVKVNEGDVMCLLDSRLEGDADVEQLTRACRIACWCIQDAEDHRPKMGQIVQILEDGLAVEVPPVPRLLQNFMGTYD; from the coding sequence ATGGAGAGACCAAGCAAGTGGAGGTCTGTGCTTCCGTCTTCCTTTGTTTTAGTACTCCCATTCCTGATCAGCCTTCTATATCCCAACTGCGAATTCACATATGCAAGAGACACACTCCTTCCAGGACAATCTCTTAACTCTAGCCAGATCCTGCTCTCAAATAATGGCATCTTCAAGTTGGGTTTCAACTGCTCAGTCAGGGAGTATTATGATGGGTATTGCGGTTTTGGCATCTGGTTCACTACCTCATGGTCTTGTCATCTTGATTATTTACCACTTTGGCAACCTCATTTGGTTTTCGATTTTGATTGTGATTTATCATCAGTTAGCCTCTCAGAGGATGGCATGCTACATATAACTGACAGCAAAGGCACTCGCCTTTTGATCTCAGATTACACGATCAACCCTTCTATCCCTGCTATTGCAGTGCTTCTTGATGACGGAAATCTTGTATTAACTGACCAAAGAAACAGTTCCGTGGTGCTTTGGCAGAGTTTTGATTACCCGACTGCTAGTGCTGTACTGCTCCCTGGAATGCGCTTGGCGGGGCTCAGTCCATTCATGGGAAATAACGTGTCGCTTATTTCTTATACTAGTGAGTATGACTATGATTTGGCAGGTTTTACTCTGCAGCTGGATGCAACAAGAAGGCGAGGTTTTATTATCCAGCAAAATCCTACCGGTTTGGTGTTTGCTGGTACTTTTCCTAGCTGGATAAACATTCGCAAAGATGGAGATTTTGCGCTCACATTAAATGAGACACATACATATATGCGTTTAAATAGCTCTGGGTTTATTGAATTTGCTTCTCAAGAGGCATGCAGTTCTGTTTTATGGTCTGCTCCAGAAAGTATATGTGACTTTGATTCGTACTGTGGACCTTATGGCCTCTGCACAAGGTCAGGCTCTTGCATATGTCCTGCTGGTTTCTGGCCATCGATCACAAACCCATGGAATGTTCTTGGCTGTTTGGGGGAGGTGCGGCAGATGCCTATAAGTTGTGAAAGAGGCAGTTCAGCTCATCCAGATGTGCAATTTTATCCAATAGATGGCATCTATAGGTTTCCTAAAGATTCTTACAGCACAGATGCCAGAAGCATGAACGAGTGTGAaacctcttgcataaggaactgtACATGTACTGCCTTTGCTTACAATGTAACCTGCCTGTTATGGTTTGGGGAGCTACGAAGCACAGTAGTGCTTGACTCTGGGTCTAATGGCAGTCGTTTGTACATAAGTACGTCCACcatacagcagcagcagcaccaccaccaacaACAATCAGGTTTTAGAGCTTCTCTGTTTCTGTTGGTATTGGCTGTGCcagccatcattgttattagtctGATTATTTTGTGGAGATGTAGAACAAAGTTATTCACAACAAGAAATGTGTATGAAAATGAAAGCCTTGTGGTTTTCTCATTTGCGCAAATAAGGAACTCAACAAAACAATTCTCTGAAATACTCGGAGAAGGTGGTTTTGGCTGTGTTTTCAAGGGAACATTGCCAGGTTCCGTTGTAGTGGCTGTCAAGAAGCTAAAAGGCCTTGGACAGGGAGAGAAGCAGTTTCGAGCAGAGGTCCAGACCATTGGGATGATTAATCACAAGAATCTTGTTCGTCTACTTGGATTCTGTGCTGATAGCAATAACAGGTTGTTGGTCTATGAGTACATGGAAAAAGGTTCCTTAAGTTCGCATCTCTTTTCTACAGATTCTGCAAAGTTGAGCTGGGAATTGCGGTACCGTATAGCTCTTGGAACAGCAAGAGGCTTATCTTATCTGCATGAGGAGTGCAAGCATTGCATTATACACTGCGATATGAAGCCGGATAATGTTCTTCTTGATGCAGACTTTTGTCCAAAGATTGCAGACTTCGGTATGGCAAAGCTTCTTGGTCGAGATTTCAGCAGGGCCCTAACAACAATGCGAGGGACCATCGGATATCTTGCACCGGAGTGGATCTCAGGGTTACCAATCACACATAAGGCTGATGTCTACAGCTATGGAATGATGCTTTTTGAAATCATATCAGGACGAAGGAATGCAGAGAAAATTAAGGAAGGGAAGTTTACTTACTTTCCCATCTTTGCTGCAGTCAAGGTGAATGAAGGAGATGTTATGTGTCTATTGGATAGTAGGTTGGAAGGTGATGCAGATGTGGAGCAGCTGACCAGAGCTTGTAGAATTGCATGCTGGTGCATCCAAGATGCTGAAGATCATAGGCCAAAGATGGGGCAAATTGTTCAAATACTAGAGGATGGTCTGGCTGTCGAAGTACCTCCAGTTCCAAGGTTACTGCAGAATTTTATGGGCACGTATGATTGA